Proteins encoded in a region of the Diabrotica virgifera virgifera chromosome 4, PGI_DIABVI_V3a genome:
- the LOC114335178 gene encoding uncharacterized protein LOC114335178, with the protein MDKLLRPDKFDADPNSSRSSQEWIHWKATFENFISSVVDVSEKDKFKLLVNYVSNNIYELISDCTKYSEAKSILEAVFVKPKNEIFARHILMTKRQHTGENIDQYVQHLKVLSKDCNFLAVSADQNKEDYIRDSFSSGFLSNDIRQRLLENNSITLQDAILKAQSLESASKHSEAYITPVQIINAVSSETREQTNYTSAAVKMLLGNVTFVDQLKDILLAYVLLETNLQELLESWTFFQGM; encoded by the coding sequence ATGGATAAGCTGCTACGACCAGACAAATTCGATGCAGATCCAAACTCTTCTAGATCGTCTCAAGAATGGATACATTGGAAAGCTACTTTTGAAAACTTTATTTCCTCTGTAGTTGATGTCTCAGAGAAGGATAAATTCAAACTACTAGTAAATTACGTGAGCAACAATATCTATGAACTTATCTCTGATTGTACAAAGTATTCTGAAGCCAAAAGTATTCTCGAAGCAGTTTTTGTTAAAcccaaaaatgaaatttttgccAGACATATCCTAATGACTAAAAGACAACATACTGGTGAAAATATAGATCAATACGTTCAACATCTTAAGGTGCTTTCCAAAGACTGTAATTTTCTAGCCGTTTCTGCAGACCAAAATAAAGAAGATTATATAAGGGACTCTTTTAGTAGTGGGTTTCTTTCTAATGACATAAGACAACGTTTACTAGAAAACAACAGTATTACTCTGCAAGATGCCATACTGAAAGCCCAGTCTCTGGAGTCAGCTTCAAAACACTCTGAGGCTTATATAACTCCTGTACAAATTATTAATGCGGTTTCATCCGAAACCAGAGAGCAAACTAATTATACTTCTGCAGCTGTGAAAATGTTACTTGGAAATGTTACTTTTGTGGATCAACTGAAAGACATCCTCTTAGCCTATGTCCTGCTAGAGACAAATTTGCAAGAACTGCTCGAAAGTTGGACATTTTTCCAAGGTATGTAG
- the LOC114335184 gene encoding uncharacterized protein LOC114335184 has translation MPHKAYYNNYVVTLILTGVIMGAILIISGFVRWRTLIVAEALSSTKEWFKVLGIFMMSSNAVGFISVQSKSRGLRWVYLAITLIIAIVLIAHSYDDLKNRQKVVRTTEEILEFSYLHYKMPHYQKKVDNFQRRQRCCGYNGTNDVHVQTETGLVLSCCRPKYTTCTNETAFARGCVTKVEVSYKLLIMCSVMGIVGALGHLLIIISMVYLSVKHLLEVHHRNTLFAGRVNRSESRIRVNQSDRVSSVNFREDDEDFG, from the coding sequence ATGCCCCATAAGGCCTACTATAATAATTATGTAGTTACCTTGATATTAACAGGAGTTATTATGGGAGCCATTTTAATAATTTCTGGATTTGTGAGATGGCGTACTCTGATTGTAGCTGAAGCATTGTCCTCGACGAAAGAATGGTTCAAAGTGTTAGGAATATTCATGATGTCCAGCAACGCTGTAGGTTTTATATCAGTCCAATCCAAGAGTAGAGGGTTGCGGTGGGTATATCTAGCGATAACACTAATAATAGCTATAGTGCTGATAGCTCATTCATACGATGATTTGAAGAATCGACAAAAAGTGGTACGAACGACTGAAGAGATACTAGAATTCAGCTATCTCCATTATAAAATGCCTCATTATCAAAAAAAAGTCGATAACTTTCAAAGAAGGCAGCGATGTTGTGGTTACAATGGTACAAATGACGTTCACGTGCAAACAGAAACCGGCCTGGTACTGAGCTGTTGTAGACCAAAGTATACAACCTGTACCAACGAAACCGCATTTGCACGTGGCTGTGTTACTAAAGTAGAGGTCTCCTACAAACTCTTAATTATGTGCTCTGTAATGGGAATTGTGGGGGCTCTTggtcatttattaattataataTCTATGGTATATTTAAGTGTAAAGCATCTCTTGGAAGTTCACCATAGAAATACACTTTTTGCTGGTAGAGTAAACCGAAGCGAATCTCGCATTCGTGTAAATCAATCTGATAGAGTTAGCAGCGTTAATTTTCGAGAAGATGACGAAGATTTCGGTTAG
- the LOC114335185 gene encoding oxidoreductase-like domain-containing protein 1 — MALRLTKCMTSFKKLQNVKFCSKTTKNQQTLESSSDNSKNDLSKERKYPEEPTTCCMSGCANCVWIEYADELQKYFQDGGERAREEINKRVTDPNMKAFLSHELRMRNIK; from the coding sequence ATGGCTTTACGTTTAACTAAATGTATGACGTCATTCAAAAAGCTCCAAAATGTGAAATTCTGCTCAAAAACAACCAAAAACCAACAAACATTGGAATCTTCTTCAGACAATTCAAAAAATGATTTATCCAAAGAAAGAAAATATCCAGAAGAACCTACAACGTGTTGTATGTCAGGCTGTGCTAACTGTGTATGGATAGAGTATGCAGATGAACTGCAGAAATATTTCCAGGATGGAGGGGAGAGAGCTAGAGAAGAAATTAATAAGAGAGTCACTGATCCAAACATGAAGGCGTTTTTGTCACATGAGCTTAGAATGAGgaatataaaataa